CTTTCTCGTTTAGAACATTGCAGAGCAACAATTTAATCGAACCTTAAAGTGTTTTTGCTGTTTTGTTGCACACGGAAACACGGACCAGATCTCAGAGGTAAAATTTGATTGATCGCGACTAATGTTATCCTACCCTAAGTTTCTTCTATTTTGAGAGGTACAGCCTACCAAATCTTTAGCTAGCTTATGTAAATGCCGTTTTTTTGTGTGGCTTTCCAGCGCGTTACGATGGAAAGAACTTGCTAAACGGTCGAGGTTGACTCATGCTAATAAAACTCGTGAAGATAGTATAGGGATTTGTTAGGTTGTTCCTACTGTAAGGTGCTTGTGCAAAGTGTAAAGTGGGTGCTTGTGCGAATGAGCTTAAGATTAGGCCGGCTGTGTCTGCCTCGTTATGCCGTCTAGTGAATACCTTGCAGTCTTAGAGGAGCCTTTTGCTTGTGCGCAGGTGAACAACAACCATCTGAAGGTCGACGAGCAGGAGACGGATCGCTGGGCCGAGCCAGTTGCAACTCCCGAGAAGCCCGAGATTCGCGCACCCAACGCGTCGCCCTGCTTTGGAAACCAAGAGTAAAACCCTTCCCTCATCTCAAGAATGGTAGCCTTGCAGCTAGGCTTGTGTCTGGTTGTGGTGAAGTTTCACTGCGAAAGAAGTTTATTCGTTCAAGTTTGTTCAAACTTGTATTAATGCCGGGGCGTACTGTGAGATGTTGCCTTTATCGGTAAAGTCCCCGTTTGAGTGGACGCTTTTCATCGTCAAATTGACTTTGTTACAACGAAACATCGTAACGTCCCTTCTCGGACATATTTATTTGGTAGGCCGTGTGTAGTGTGACTCCACTGCACCTGTATAGTTATCTCGCAGTTCTGCACCGTTAGTATAATGGTGACTTCGTTTTCTCTTCATGCAGGGATCCAGCTATCATGGCCCAGATGCAAGCAAGGGCTCTAGAAAGGCATGTTCCCAGCATTCCTAGAACTTTGTACTCTGCTGAAACACAAGCAGCGACTCCGAGGCGCTGCACTTTATGCAGTGTGCCTGCTGCTAGGTCTTAGTGCACATTGCACACAGCCGAACATTTGATGAATCACAAAGTGCTTAAACGTTTAGCATCGTGAGTACATGTACCGCGGCTGCCAAGGCGAGCAGCCAACGCCCATGAGGAAAGTGGTTTTCTTGTACGACTGTTAGTAATAATGACTGAGCGTTTGTAGTTCGATGTATGAAGTTTGGTAGTGCAGTAACCACTGGCGTTGCCGGATTGTTCCGCTCATGCGCAACTGTAGCCACGTCTCACTGATCATGCGCGCGCTGTCATATTGTCACCTGTGAATTCCgtcacccgccgtagttgcttagtggctatggtgttgggctgctaagcacgaggtcgcgggatcgaatcccgaccacggcggccacgtttcaatgggggcgaaaacacccgtgtgcttagttttaggtgcacgccaaagaacctcaggtggcccAATTTTcggcgtcccccactacggcgtgcctcataatcatatcgtggttctggcacataaaaccccataatttagttttgtGAATTCCGTACAGCATGGCAACGCTGAACAGGAAGTCGAAAGCGCTGACTTTCAATGCGAAAAAACGTCAAGTACGTACACGCGAGTAATAATGCCAAAATAGAACATTCGTGAAGGCCGGAAGAATTTTAAAAATCGTTGCCTATGCTTTACAAAGCGTAATCTCATGCAAGCAAGCCAAAGTGTATGCACTTGATAACTATTGCTTTCTGTACTGTTGAACCTTCTTCATTCGAAGAGCCCCTTTTGCCACACCACGCACAACACGCTCGCAACTTCGTGGCACCCAATAAATAGTGTAATGTTTGTACGCATGCTTGCGCGGTGCTTCTGTTCCCAGCTTCGTGCTGTGGGCAGGCAGTAGGAAGAGATGGCATGCAAACCATGTAGTCACTAGCATTGTAGCACTGATGTTTCTTTCCAAGCCGTGTAGCGTCGGGTGCCTCTCCTCATGATGTATTTCGTTATCTCTGTGGTTAGATTAACTGTGATTATGTTGTGATTAGATTTTTCGATCCTTCCATGTATTTGTTCCCTGTATTTGAATTGTTTCTTGTCCGGATGTCCTCGCCTGCAACTCTTTCAGCCTACAGACCTAACTTAGAAGTTTTGCCTGGTCGCAGACGCCTCTCGCTTGCTGATGGGTTTTCTGGCATTTTGAATTTTAATATTTTTTCGTGCTTATATTGAATTTTCATTTTGTAGTATCGTTCTGACCAAAAGGAGAATAACGAAAGACGATAAAGGCACCTTAATATAGGGACAGCCGCTTAAATCTTGCGTTTGTAGAGTGATCTAAATAATTGTAATACAAATAGAAAACATTCACGAGCTGATGAAATCGTACCACGAAGCCCTACAATCCTGATAGTAGAGATGTTCCCAAAATCTCGCCCAAATTGTGAGAAGACACCTTGTTAGTCCAACGCGAGTGACACACAGCGTCCTAGCAAGATCTTGTAGAACGGAGGAGCCTATGAGGTTAGATGTGGATAGTACGTGCTGTGCACAGTGTTCCTTAATGAAAGCGTAGGTGTGCTGTGAGGTTTCTCGATGGTTCATTAGCGGTAACACCGCAATATTGCTTCTGCAATGAAGATATTGTGATACTTGTCTTAATTTGCGCATGTTGTGCTGATATATTCTTGCCTTTTTGTTAGGGATACTGCGAAATTCCATCTTATTTAAATGCAAAAATATCCTTGCTCATCATCGCGGAGTCCGTCGAAAATACCCACCACCTCACCCGCAACTtagcggggaagaggccgccgattggcgcaaTATACAGACTGGGGTATTTCCCCCACCTAAAAGTGCTAAAGGTCATGTATCCCACTCGCTATAGGGCaaactgcccttggtgcggtggcatacctaccttAACGCATCTAACCCGGGAGTTCATTAAGCGCCCTCATAAGCCTAATAGCAATAGCACAATGGAGCAGTgagaggcacagctcgcccgttTTGACTTGGCATTACacaagtccttaattagccaggtcaggcaggcggcagaggccagtggggccctggactgaggggctccgaccacccctccttaaaATCTTTTCTTATCAAATAAAGTAAATGGACGGATGGGAGTCAGGTGGGCCGCTTGGATGTAGTACAGCTTTTGGCTGGTATATTGGCGCCTTAGTGAGCGCAGTGCGGGACAACTCCGCAAGAGGTGCGGTAGATCTGCGAGAGGCAGCTGGTCGAGAGCAAAAAAGAGAAATCGGGTAGAAGGTCCGGAGCCCGTAGCCCGTAGACCTGAAGAAAATAAAGTGTGGTGGCAGCACTAACGCGGAATGATAAGGCAAGCGTCTCGAAGACACGTGCCAAATGGCTCGCTTGCCGATTTTCGCGCAGGCTGCGCGAATTGCAAGGGAGGATGCTGGGCGGCGAGAAGAAGCACGACGTCGAGCTGAAGGCGAGGCGCGCCAAGCGGAAAAGCATCGCCGAGAAGAGGATCCGCGCATTGGCAGGTGCGGTGGCTGCGTCTCTCTCGTTGCTTGAGTGAATAGCTAGCCAGAATTCACCTCGGTGCCTCGGGCGCTACCGAGGCAAGAATAGAATGTTAAAAGCTGTTGGTTGCGGAGAAATAGGTATTACTATGAGCGTGTCTGCATGCTCTTTTCACAGAGGCCTTGGCCAAGGTTGACGATGAAGAGCGCACCTTGCTGCCAGATTACGATGACATCAACGCGGAGCTCAAGGTCAAGTCCTCGATGATCCGAAAAGCGAAGCGAAAGGTGAGCGCGCTGTGATGCGTCTCACTGTGTCGTCTATGCCGCACTTATTTCTAAATGTAACCACTTCAATGAGTCAAAGCAGGGACGTACGCGGTTTGCTCATAGAATCAATGCACATACCGACGAGAGACACGTACGGAGCTTTATTTTCTGAAGATCAAGCACCAGTTTTACATTGCACATACATAAAATAATGACAAATAACTAAATGAAGTTGCTTTAGGATATTAAGAGAGCACGAACGGTCTCTGTTGCCCATGTTCGCAACGTCTTACACCTATTTTGCTATCGTCGTTGCTTTCTTCGTGCCCTTGCTATTCTCCTTGTACAACTTCTCCCGCATGCCTGTTTTGCTTTAGCACGTTATGCTCACTGACTCGCGGGCTCACTTCCTCAACCACCCTTCAGTTGATCAATCGGTCAATCACTCGCTATATCGGTGATAATTCGGTCGCGCGCGTCGTCTTGCAGATCCAAACATTGGAGCAGGAGGTGCGCGACCTCCAGCGGGAGTTCGAGACCGAGCGCACCGACTACCTGGAGACCATCCGGCGGCAGGACCAGCAGCTGCGGCTCCTCTCGCAAATACTGGACAAGGTGCAGCCGTGCATCCGCCGAGACTCCAACTACGCCGACCTGGAGGCCGTCAAGGCGCAGAGCGTCTGGGACCAGGACGCGCAGCGCTGGAGGCTGCCCGAGCTCACCGTGCAGCAGATGAAACTGCCGCCCGCGGCCGGTACGTGAGCGGCGCGTGCCAGACGACGCCGAAAGCGATCTTCGCCACCTCATGTTGTTGCTGCATGCTGCTGCTTGGCACTCCTGCGGACTTCTCGAGTACCAACCTGCCAAATTAATCCTAAAGAGCTGCTCAATTTCATTACATCCGTTAATAGCATATCATTACTGCTGTTTTTCTAGTAAGGACTGAGCTGCAACCAATAAGAATGACATAAGAAGAGCGGCTTACGCTGTGCCGATAGTAAATGATCGCTGTCACTGAGAAAATACTGTGTATTTAAAAGCTTCCTTTTTAGCTTTACCAGAGTCCTTTAAAGTATGAAGGACTCTGGTAAATCGAAGAAAGTGTTTCGTAAATCACACGTAACGCTCACCCAAGTTACATGGATAAACTTTTAGTGAGTGTTCGCAATGAACTTGCAGAAGGAACCAATGTCGATTGCGCTCGGAGCTTCAGTAAGTATTGTAACTAACCATATATGACAGGGTTGTACGAAAATTTCGCGAGTCTGTCGAACAGTGAATCTCGGGTGACCATATATTTTTGCTGTGTGATTATTAGTTTTTTATTTACTAAACTTGCAGTTTTATTTGAAGTTGACacaaatattttatttcattCGGCTTCCTGATATTAACAAAAAAAGAACGCACTGACTTTGGACAGCCCTTACGATATTCTTTTGTCGGTGTCCTAGCCGTTGCTGTTGTATTTGCAATCCTCAGATAAATGCGACTTCGAAGATACGGCACGCAATGTCAGGAAATGTTGACATCTTTTTTGTTCTTCGAAGGAATCCAGCCAGGAGCCAGAGTGACCCAGAATACCGGTGACGCGCCGAGCCCTACCGCCAGCACGTTCGATGCCAGCTCCCAGAGGAATGTGAGTGCCCCGTGAAGCGTATCTTCACCGCTAATGGAACAGAACAATAAGGCGCAGAACGACACACTTCGCAGTCTGAGCTTCTTAAAGGATGCCTTTGAAAACAGACAACCGCCATCCCTTCAATAGCGCGAAGTTCAAATATTTTCATCGCACAGATCCTCGGAGTTCTTTCTTTTGTCTTCAAAATAAGTAACAAAACGGATATTTGTGAAATAATAACGTTATTTGCACAGTGATTCAATAAGGGTCCAGCGCCGAGGGTGAGCGCGTTTGTCGTGACCAGCCATTGAAAAACATGGAGTGAGGCGGAAGGCGGGGTCCGTGACGCTGATTGCGAGTGCAGAACGCAATATGCGCATTTAAAGCGCATGGCCTTTTATGAATCATTTGTGCTGTCATGGCGGCTGTGTGGAAGCGTTGTATGCGTTGTATCGTACACTGCTTGAGACACTTTTCTCGGTCTTCATGCTTTTATCGATTCCGTGCTTAACTTTTGCGGGCGATTGTATTTCTGGACGACCTATCCGGTTCTGAGTGGGCAGCTCGCTCTACGTTTTGCTGGCTCGCGTCTTCATGCACGGAGTTGAACAGTGCCATCACGGGCGCTAGCGTGCCTGCGTCGAGCGACCGTGGGAGCCGTCATCATCTCAGATGGCGCTTTCAACTTACTTTTAGTAAATTTGTCGTTCACTGCTCTGCAGCTATTGTCAACGTTGAATTTGCGGTAATTTGTCTTTTCAGAGGCCGAGCTTTGGGAGTGACTTTGTGAACAGCATCTTGAAGAAGCCACATCGACAGGAAGAATTGCTCAGTGCGTATTATGCTACGTTACGCAATTTTTCGGCCCAGGTAGACTAAACGCGGTTCTAGGAAGCCACAAAATTACACGTATTGTGGCAAGCCACTTGCAACACGTGAAAAACTTACGTGATTGTTGTGAAAGACTGAAAAAGCAGAGATAGAAAACACTGGGAGATTAGTCAGCGGTAATTACGGTTCTTCGTATGCTCCTCGGAGGAAGGGGTATATAGGGGCTAAATACTGAAAGGGAATTGGGCTGAACGGGTATAGACAGTGACATTCGCAAGTAGTAGTACGTGTCATTGGACAACAGTGATTATTCCACCTTTCGATGCGTTGGGGCTTAGTCTTTTGCGCTTTATGCCTTTACATCTGCGCTAGACTACAAGGGAGTCCGGCGGTCTTCGGGAACCCGTGCGGCTCCTGCTGTTCGTGCGTGAACTAACTGagcgtcgtttctttttttcatacttGTTCTTCATAACCGGATAGGCTTTTCATCGCTTGTTAACTGCTGTGACGTTTGTAATCGTAGGTGTCTACTTATCCACCTGCTGGAAGGCGGTTGGGAAGTCGCACACAAAACATCGAGCTCTGAacaaaaattgactcgccatcccgacccTGCGAATGTGGATATATACATAGAGAGAACAGGATATGTTTATGGTGACAAGAGCGACGGAATAATACATTCGAGTTATGCGCCTTTGCTCATGTCGTCTGGTGGCCATGAGCATATCTGACATGATTGAGATGTGCCATTCCACCGTTGTGTTTTAGCGAGGCCTAGAAGCCTTGTTTTACACGTGTATTTAGTTATCCTAACGCTCCGCTTCCTCTTTAATTTGTATCATAGATTTCTTGCTTACTTTTTGCGTAGTCATTTCGAAGTGCGTCGACGCATCTCGTGTACTTCTCCGGCTGACACGCTTCAGCCGCGTAATATAGCCGCGAACGCGTCTGCTTCTATAACAGACGGCATGCCAGAGGCGCCGAGCAACGGCGTCCGGCCAGCGGCGGCGTTCGGCGGCTTGGTGCGCGCCGGTCAGCTGGCCGCGAGGCTTCACCGGGGTGCAGCCGCCGAGATTCGCGCCTCCCGTTCACTGCCCACGACGGGTGTCGGCAAACAGTATGCCTGGGGTATGACGGGCAGCGAGAACGGGGAGGGCGCTCTCCAGCGCCGGCCGCTCCAGCTGGAGTCTCTCGACCTCGACAACCTGCGCCGGCAGCCGCGCACGGCGGACACACTGGCGGCCGCCGAGCTGCTCGAGTGGCCCACATGACAGTGGCGCAgcccgccgccgccaccaccgcgggAGCGACCGTTTGCGCGGCTGCCGCCCATTGGGGCGGCCGATGAAGTCGGCGTCGAATAAGTGTAGGAATCTAAAGTTTAAACCTAACTCTGAGTCGATGACAGCGACTCGAGAAGGGAAAAGCGGGGAAGTCAACGTGTTTGTTAACGAGAATGCCGGGGCTAGGTTATGGTTAACaaagcgccttgagaaagttacgAGCGCCTAAACGGAAGGACGAAGAGTAGAAAGAAATTTTCTGCGCCCTGTGGAGCCTGTTGGGCTCTTAGCTTCTGTCTTCCGGCGCTGTGAAGCTTTTGACGTGTAATTTTAGGAGGCAAGGAGCACGGAAGACGACGCAATGTACACCTGCGCTTGCAGGGGTGCAGGGTGATAGTGCCCAGAGAGCTTCTACATGGGACACTATAACAAGAATGAGCTTAAAACACGTGACTTGTGTTTTATGTTTAAGTTGACGTGTAAGACACCTTCCATAGGTTTGAGTGAAATACGCCTGCTGCCATGTGACTACGTTCGttcaaatgaaaagaaaataatgcaACTGAGTAAGGGGGTTTATAGTCCAGCGTCGGATTAGCTACTAGTTCTCAAAAGAGTGCTGGTACTCTTCCTGAACGGTTGCTACCAGGCTGAGTGATTAGTTTGATAAGCGCGAGCACGCAGCTTGCAGGAATGAAGAAATGGTTTGTTTTTGGAATGTGGGACAACGGAGGGCCGCACCAGGAGCACGCGAGTCGGACGCTTCTGTATAAATGGCAGTCTGCCATCCATCTGCTGCGGACGCATGTGTTACGACGACCTGTTGGTGTCCCGCTAAAGAAGCGACGCGGCACTGTTTCTCCCGTGCTCCTTTGTGCAGACATTATGGTGGCACAGATGCGCAGACTTGCAAGTCATGCCTGGTTTTATTCTACCGAGCGCCGTTGTGGTACAGCCTCCGTCAGACGTAACCCGAAACAATCATGTCGTATCTCTAGCGGCCTAAGTTTGAAAATCGATGGCTCTATAAGGACCAAACATTGAAGGCCTCGGAAGGAAGTGCGTAAAGCTAACTGCAAGGCACCCCAACCAGAAATCAGCAGGATCCGCAAAAACAGAATGATGCTTAAGAGGTGTTTGGGTAAGCTTTGACGGAGGCTGTACACGTGATTAATTGTAAGCTCTGTGTAAGCATATATGCTGCCGTAATTGCATAAGGACGGcggctgcttttttttcttcttttttcttttttttgacggTCTACTTCACGGCAAGTTCTTTGTTTGCTGAGCCAAGCCGGTACAGAGCTATTACCTTTAAGTTAAACTTGTCTGCGTTTCTTTTACTCTCAGTAACCCTGCTGAATGGAAACGGAGCTTCTAGGAAATGCGGCCGAGAACGTTTGAGAGTTTCGAGTGGCCGCTGAAGTGGCTTACAATGCATTTGAACTCGAATTGTTTTGGTCTGCTGAAGAATATGCGACTGACAATCGGTGGGAAATTCTGACCAATATTACATGTGCGAGTGCCTTGTTGCCGTGTTTAGCGTATAACAAGGAATTTATCTTTTGGCATCTTGCTGACAGATGCGTAGCAGTAGCTTATTTCTTGGCCGTTTGTCCGGAGAGCCTGAACTGCTAGTTCGAGGCCCACAGAGTTCGTGCAGCTGAAGTTTTTGTTCATATGTTAGTTTTGTTCAAAGGTGCATGGTCAAGTACTCGAGTCGTCGTCGTTTCGATCAGTCATATGTATATGTTTCAGCATTCAAGCTATAGTTCACCCTAGAATGTCGTCAGCTTTGTTGATTGTTGCTTTGCCTGGGCTGTGTGCGAGGCAGAGTGCAAATTAGCGTCAAATTTTATCTACTTCTTCGTGGTCTCTTGATGCGGGGTTTTTTCGTTGATTGGTTTACGCCCCAGGAATTGAATGACAATGCCGACTAAGTAAACAAAGCGGCCCTGTTCTCTCGAACAAAGCGCCTACAATGTTTGTGTA
This genomic window from Dermacentor albipictus isolate Rhodes 1998 colony chromosome 9, USDA_Dalb.pri_finalv2, whole genome shotgun sequence contains:
- the LOC135911165 gene encoding osmotic avoidance abnormal protein 3-like isoform X4; translation: MTQESVKVVVRCRPMNAKEREQKCQNVVRIDCVAGQCTLTNPADRSAPAKTFCFDGAYDPSSTTEQIYDDIVYPIVESVSEGYNGTVFAYGQTGCGKSFSMQGTPRVPQQKGIIPRSFEHVFEAIAAADSSKYLVHASYLEIYNEDVRDLLAEDTRKRLDLKEHPDKGVYVPGLSLVPVHDVASCESVMERGWRNRSVGATLMNADSSRSHSIFTIHLEQMELNARNNIRTGKLNLVDLAGSERQTKTELPDSNSEVVNQLKNDYEAQMTELRNKYREEQESRAKLMMDVEKMRSQFKMQMQQVEQNQREKDVSQEVNNNHLKVDEQETDRWAEPVATPEKPEIRAPNASPCFGNQEDPAIMAQMQARALERLRELQGRMLGGEKKHDVELKARRAKRKSIAEKRIRALAEALAKVDDEERTLLPDYDDINAELKVKSSMIRKAKRKIQTLEQEVRDLQREFETERTDYLETIRRQDQQLRLLSQILDKVQPCIRRDSNYADLEAVKAQSVWDQDAQRWRLPELTVQQMKLPPAAGIQPGARVTQNTGDAPSPTASTFDASSQRNRPSFGSDFVNSILKKPHRQEELLNGMPEAPSNGVRPAAAFGGLVRAGQLAARLHRGAAAEIRASRSLPTTGVGKQYAWGMTGSENGEGALQRRPLQLESLDLDNLRRQPRTADTLAAAELLEWPT